A stretch of Babylonia areolata isolate BAREFJ2019XMU chromosome 23, ASM4173473v1, whole genome shotgun sequence DNA encodes these proteins:
- the LOC143297746 gene encoding dnaJ homolog subfamily B member 13-like isoform X2, whose amino-acid sequence MGVDYYSILNLTRSARDADIKKNYRKLALKFHPEKNPDDQVAADKFMQVAEAYDVLSDSRKRAVYDQFGEEGLKNGVPTGSGETGAWTQGYTFHGDPSKVFRDFFGGDNPFQEFYDRVDGDLSMGFGGLHGRGAKKQDPPIQRDLFLGLEEVFHGCTKKMKISRRVMNEDGHTSSIRDKILTITVKKGWRPGTKITFPKEGDQGPNNIPADIVFIVKDKPHPRFRREGLNLIHTAQVLLGKALTGTMVDIHTLDERVLHIPINEIIKPGYTKTVPGEGMPMSSDPTQKGDLVIEFDIQFPNSLTPERKDLVKTALS is encoded by the exons ATGGGGGTGGATTACTACAGCATCCTTAACTTAACGCGCAGTGCGCGTGATGCTGACATCAAGAAAAA CTACAGAAAACTAGCACTGAAATTTCACCCGGAGAAAAATCCTGATGACCAAGTGGCAGCTGATAAGTTCATGCAGGTAGCAGAGGCCTACGATGTTTTATCAGACT CACGCAAGAGGGCGGTGTACGACCAGTTTGGGGAGGAGGGACTGAAGAACGGAGTGCCCACGGGCAGCGGGGAGACTGGAGCCTGGACACAGGGCTACACCTTCCATGGCGACCCCAGCAAAGTGTTCCGAGACTTCTTTGGGGGCGACAACCCTTTCCAAG AGTTCTATGACCGGGTGGACGGGGACCTCAGCATGGGGTTTGGTGGTCTGCACGGGCGGGGAGCCAAGAAGCAGGACCCCCCCATCCAGAGGGACCTGTTCCTGGGCCTGGAGGAGGTCTTCCATGGCTGTACCAAGAAAATGAAGATCTCACGCAGG GTGATGAACGAGGACGGCCACACGTCCAGTATTCGGGACAAGATCCTGACCATCACCGTGAAGAAAGGCTGGAGGCCTGGCACCAAGATCACCTTTCCCAAGGAGG GTGACCAGGGCCCAAACAACATCCCAg CTGATATTGTCTTCATCGTCAAAGACAAGCCTCATCCTCGCTTCCGACGTGAGGGTTTGAACCTGATCCACACGGCCCAGGTGCTTCTTGGCAAGGCGCTGACAGGGACCATGGTGGACATCCACACGCTGGATGAACGTGTCCTCCACATCCCCATCAACGAAATCATCAA acctggcTACACAAAGACTGTGCCTGGAGAAGGAATGCCAATGTCCTCAGACCCGACACAGAAAGGTGACCTGGTGATTGAGTTCGACATTCAGTTCCCCAACTCCCTGACCCCAGAGAGAAAGGACCTGGTGAAGACAGCGCTGTCCTAA
- the LOC143297746 gene encoding dnaJ homolog subfamily B member 13-like isoform X1 → MGVDYYSILNLTRSARDADIKKNYRKLALKFHPEKNPDDQVAADKFMQVAEAYDVLSDSRKRAVYDQFGEEGLKNGVPTGSGETGAWTQGYTFHGDPSKVFRDFFGGDNPFQEFYDRVDGDLSMGFGGLHGRGAKKQDPPIQRDLFLGLEEVFHGCTKKMKISRRVMNEDGHTSSIRDKILTITVKKGWRPGTKITFPKEGDQGPNNIPADIVFIVKDKPHPRFRREGLNLIHTAQVLLGKALTGTMVDIHTLDERVLHIPINEIIKPGYTKTVPGEGMPMSSDPTQKGDLVIEFDIQFPNSLTPERKDLVKTALS, encoded by the exons ATGGGGGTGGATTACTACAGCATCCTTAACTTAACGCGCAGTGCGCGTGATGCTGACATCAAGAAAAA CTACAGAAAACTAGCACTGAAATTTCACCCGGAGAAAAATCCTGATGACCAAGTGGCAGCTGATAAGTTCATGCAGGTAGCAGAGGCCTACGATGTTTTATCAGACT CACGCAAGAGGGCGGTGTACGACCAGTTTGGGGAGGAGGGACTGAAGAACGGAGTGCCCACGGGCAGCGGGGAGACTGGAGCCTGGACACAGGGCTACACCTTCCATGGCGACCCCAGCAAAGTGTTCCGAGACTTCTTTGGGGGCGACAACCCTTTCCAAG AGTTCTATGACCGGGTGGACGGGGACCTCAGCATGGGGTTTGGTGGTCTGCACGGGCGGGGAGCCAAGAAGCAGGACCCCCCCATCCAGAGGGACCTGTTCCTGGGCCTGGAGGAGGTCTTCCATGGCTGTACCAAGAAAATGAAGATCTCACGCAGG GTGATGAACGAGGACGGCCACACGTCCAGTATTCGGGACAAGATCCTGACCATCACCGTGAAGAAAGGCTGGAGGCCTGGCACCAAGATCACCTTTCCCAAGGAGGGTGACCAGGGCCCCAACAACATCCCAg CTGATATTGTCTTCATCGTCAAAGACAAGCCTCATCCTCGCTTCCGACGTGAGGGTTTGAACCTGATCCACACGGCCCAGGTGCTTCTTGGCAAGGCGCTGACAGGGACCATGGTGGACATCCACACGCTGGATGAACGTGTCCTCCACATCCCCATCAACGAAATCATCAA acctggcTACACAAAGACTGTGCCTGGAGAAGGAATGCCAATGTCCTCAGACCCGACACAGAAAGGTGACCTGGTGATTGAGTTCGACATTCAGTTCCCCAACTCCCTGACCCCAGAGAGAAAGGACCTGGTGAAGACAGCGCTGTCCTAA